A stretch of Anaerobiospirillum thomasii DNA encodes these proteins:
- a CDS encoding IS1634 family transposase gives MASKDKNQNHPVFKNVVASKRTYAYALLQGKSVWNAEKGYSTRVAPTQIGSIKSKDGIGECVFNINFLSENPEFIPWKVIRVGQGKFEYERRSEAEIKEIKQKLADSQDILDDIKANPSKPGIRTKASVARNSGSATPKTCGTARKFGDYYLLKSFMDKMPSFNILKKIMPDDKYILLVYMIMTCLSKGIKSISYEIEAFVREHALDLDINSYKDHIQRLYKYIDENGVINEFAKFKTQYHKKKNGNKHMQFLALDGTNVDNAGNCLTKAQYGKSKSGTDNKVINFITLVDQSTHELFSTVTYAGNITDVLTVESVCRQLVDRGAGDNISLVCDRGFWSINNISAMLEHNISFVCNCNIAKSKLIKEQVDAISRDLLRDRGLVFSSSADITDTAPKLLAGKTIQLPWSYTQKILSKMARENNESYKPVRQKEKTLYVHFIFSREIYEESMNKYRVLVKELNDAYDIASNWQEVIAGKEPSELTAAHTNLLKDKLVDLFQYSDEVADTDSSFDKKEQPQQHYYPRYYVISRLCRQIATRVLVSDCVDNVIEANEIYAQRNNVEVGYSIIKGELGGSTLNASTDKTVNAKVFILSLASEVQRQMIEANKAFNKEQIKNNLPPVKLCHNSFRGTLRSLEAIEATIDKENGSIIFSGGILKRQSELIRSFGIEPLDTLTRAAYAKEEGFSFKR, from the coding sequence ATGGCCAGTAAAGATAAGAATCAAAATCACCCAGTTTTCAAGAACGTTGTTGCCAGCAAGAGAACCTATGCCTATGCTCTCTTGCAGGGGAAATCTGTATGGAATGCTGAAAAAGGCTATTCAACCCGTGTGGCACCAACTCAGATTGGATCTATCAAAAGCAAAGATGGTATTGGTGAGTGTGTTTTTAATATTAACTTTCTCTCTGAAAATCCTGAGTTTATTCCATGGAAGGTTATACGTGTGGGGCAGGGAAAGTTTGAGTACGAAAGACGCTCAGAAGCTGAAATCAAGGAAATAAAACAAAAACTAGCCGACTCTCAGGATATTTTGGATGATATTAAAGCAAATCCATCTAAACCTGGCATACGCACCAAGGCCTCTGTTGCTAGAAATTCTGGCTCTGCTACCCCCAAGACCTGCGGCACTGCTCGTAAGTTTGGCGATTATTATCTGCTCAAATCCTTTATGGATAAGATGCCATCATTTAATATCCTTAAAAAGATTATGCCTGATGACAAATACATCCTGCTGGTATACATGATAATGACCTGTCTGTCCAAGGGTATTAAATCTATATCTTATGAGATTGAGGCTTTTGTCAGAGAGCACGCTCTTGATTTAGATATAAACTCTTATAAAGATCATATACAGAGACTGTATAAATACATAGATGAAAACGGCGTTATAAATGAGTTTGCCAAATTTAAAACTCAGTATCATAAAAAGAAAAATGGCAATAAGCACATGCAGTTTCTGGCTCTTGATGGTACTAACGTAGACAATGCCGGCAACTGCCTGACTAAGGCACAGTACGGCAAATCTAAAAGCGGTACAGACAACAAGGTTATTAATTTTATAACACTGGTTGACCAGAGCACACATGAGCTGTTTTCCACTGTTACATATGCAGGCAATATTACAGATGTGCTGACTGTGGAGTCAGTATGCAGGCAGCTTGTGGACAGAGGCGCCGGCGACAATATATCTTTAGTCTGTGACAGGGGATTCTGGTCTATCAACAATATCTCGGCCATGCTTGAGCATAATATATCCTTTGTGTGCAACTGTAATATAGCCAAGAGCAAACTTATCAAAGAGCAGGTAGATGCCATATCACGCGATCTGCTAAGAGACAGGGGTCTGGTTTTTAGCAGTAGCGCAGATATTACAGACACTGCGCCTAAACTGCTTGCAGGAAAGACTATACAGCTCCCATGGTCTTATACACAGAAGATTCTAAGTAAAATGGCAAGAGAAAATAATGAGTCTTACAAGCCTGTAAGGCAAAAGGAGAAAACTCTGTATGTACACTTTATTTTCTCCCGCGAGATATATGAAGAGAGCATGAATAAATATCGTGTTTTAGTAAAAGAGCTCAATGATGCCTATGATATAGCCAGCAACTGGCAGGAGGTTATTGCAGGTAAAGAGCCATCTGAGCTTACTGCTGCTCATACCAATCTTTTAAAAGACAAGCTCGTTGATTTATTTCAATATAGTGATGAGGTTGCAGACACTGACTCCTCTTTTGACAAAAAGGAGCAGCCTCAACAACACTATTACCCAAGATACTATGTCATATCAAGGCTATGCAGACAAATAGCCACCAGAGTTCTGGTTTCTGACTGTGTGGATAATGTTATTGAGGCAAATGAAATATATGCGCAGAGAAATAATGTAGAGGTGGGCTATAGTATCATTAAAGGCGAGCTTGGAGGCTCTACACTCAATGCCTCCACCGATAAGACAGTAAATGCCAAAGTATTCATACTGTCTCTTGCATCAGAGGTTCAAAGACAAATGATCGAGGCTAATAAAGCCTTTAATAAAGAGCAGATTAAAAACAATCTGCCTCCTGTAAAGCTTTGTCATAACTCATTTAGAGGCACACTGCGCTCTCTGGAGGCTATAGAGGCCACTATTGATAAAGAAAATGGATCTATAATATTCTCTGGCGGAATATTAAAAAGGCAGTCTGAGTTAATACGCTCATTTGGCATTGAGCCATTAGATACGCTGACACGTGCAGCATATGCCAAAGAAGAGGGTTTTAGCTTTAAACGATAG
- a CDS encoding DUF4376 domain-containing protein — MTDITDFETENAYTPYYKLDNGKVYDKDRLKFVDNSDAEYKAFIDAGNEPLSINNGYTVQELKDSVLKFYGWPIGDCLLTLDELKQNKLLELETRSAKFEDNLNKNMYFKSSLGFKCNGDRRTRSNLEDLISTFALASQGQTTVDYRDYDNHVQKVTLENLKTLLSEHIGNGLNIYQQKWALQDKINNAQSVDELNQIKIECEMKDYTA; from the coding sequence ATGACAGACATTACAGACTTTGAAACTGAAAATGCATACACCCCTTACTACAAGTTAGATAACGGCAAGGTGTATGACAAGGACAGGCTTAAGTTTGTTGACAATTCAGATGCAGAATACAAGGCCTTTATTGATGCAGGCAATGAACCCTTATCAATTAACAATGGCTATACCGTGCAGGAATTAAAAGACAGCGTGCTTAAGTTTTATGGGTGGCCTATTGGCGACTGCTTGCTTACATTAGATGAGCTTAAGCAGAACAAATTACTTGAGCTTGAGACTAGGTCAGCTAAGTTTGAGGACAACTTAAATAAAAATATGTACTTTAAATCAAGCCTTGGTTTTAAATGTAACGGCGATAGACGCACTCGCTCTAACCTAGAGGATTTAATATCAACCTTTGCCCTCGCATCTCAAGGTCAAACGACAGTTGATTATCGTGACTATGATAACCACGTTCAAAAAGTAACACTTGAAAATCTTAAGACGCTGTTATCAGAACACATAGGGAATGGCCTTAACATCTATCAGCAGAAGTGGGCGTTACAAGATAAGATTAATAATGCTCAATCGGTTGATGAGTTAAATCAAATCAAGATTGAATGTGAGATGAAAGACTATACGGCTTAG